Below is a window of Brassica napus cultivar Da-Ae chromosome A5, Da-Ae, whole genome shotgun sequence DNA.
TTTTAACAACCTCCATATTGTTGTTGAAGTAGTCGTAGATTTAATCCATAAAAGGGCTCGTAGAGCTTAAGGTCGCCGCCTATGTAATAGAGGATGTATTCTGAGATTGTCTTCTCACAAGATGGAACTTGTCATATGCCTCTTCACTTCAGCGGTCAACATGCCACTGAAGTCGATAGGTGGGAGACGGTGAAACCGAAGGCCTGGGCATCTCGATCAAAAGGTCGCATGGATGTGGTGAGGAACTGTGGGAATGTTGATAAAGGGAATAATAATATCCTTAAAACAACAACGATGTACTAAATAGCATCCATGTTATATGGAATAATACTATCCAACATCCATGCGACCTTATGAACAACATTCAACAACGTTGGCCGTTCAAAAAAAGGGAATAAATAACTTGTGAATAATACTATCCTTAGAAAAATAACGATGTACTAAGACTTAAGTTGATAAAAtggattatatattaatatcaaaagGGTTTACAAGTGTTGATGAACACAAACGAGACTAGCCTAATGAAAAACAATGGTATAAACACAAGGTCTAAGTGTTTTGAGAATGAGAGCTCGAGGTTTATTGGAGGATAATGACATAATATATTTGGATATACTTGAGTTAGTTAGAGATAATGATGTAATATAAGGGAGATATATCCTCAAGAAGTCGGTTAACAATATGATGTTTATACACTCATGTAAATCAATGAAGTAAGCCAAGCTTTCAGTCATATTTTGTGTCAcatttacatggtatcagagcaacaatCAACATAAAGCGTTTAAACTCACGTGTTAAAGATAAGTGATACTGATGAGACGAAGCAGGTGGTGGCGAAGCAGAGTGATTCGATGAAAACATCATCGTATTCTCTGTTTTCGTCAGACAATCCGGGTGCTTTGATCATGTCCGTTCAGTTGAAGGGTGACAATTACAACGAATGGGCTATGGAGATGATGAATGCTCTTAGGGCAACGAAGAAGAACAGGTTCGTCGATGGAACCTTACAAAAACCTACCGAAGGTAGTTCAGACTTGGAGTTGTGGTTGAGTCTTAACTCAATGATAGTAGGATGGATCAGATCTTCAATAGAACCGAGGGTCCGATCAACTGTGACGTTCATCACCGAAGCTCACAAACTTTGGGAGAACTTGAAGAAGCGGTTTGAAGTGGGGAACAAGGTATGTATCCATCAATTAATGGAGCAGCTTGCGTCATTTCGTCAAAACGGAGAAGCAGTGATAGACTAATATGGGCGACTAGCAATGATGTGGGAGGAGCTCCAGACCTACAAGCCACCACCAGCGTGTAGCTGTTCTGTTGCTGCGGTTTATGAAAAGGAACGACAAGATGAAAAAGTTCATCAATTCATTATGGGATTGGATAAGTCAAGATTTGGTAATGTAGTGACAACTATAATTGAAGCTGACGAGTTACCAGACTTGCGAAAAGCCTACGCTAAAGTGATACGTGAAGAAGCACGATTGATTTCAGCTAAGGCTCGTGAAGTAGTTTTGCAGGAGGCAATTGGCTTTGTGTCTCGACGAGAAGCAGAACTGGATGCGCGTGACACAAGAGAATCAACAGGCTATGGCGGTAAAATAGAGAACAATAACTCTGGAAGCAGAGCAAGGGATCGAGTGTATTTTAATTGCAGCAAAACAGGACATGGCAAGGGCACATGCTGGCAAATCATTGGTTATCCTGAATGGATAAATGAAAAGTGAGGACGAGGATTAGGAAGAGGTCGCGGAGGTTTCAGTACTGGTTATGGAAGAGGAGGTCGTGGTTCTTCCAATACTGCGCATGCGACAAGTTCTTACGGTGCTGGTAGTTTAGATCTAACTCCTGAGGAGTGGAAGGCGATTACTCAGATCATCAATGACGGCAAAACAAGTGGTCAGTCAGAGAAGTTATCGGGTAAGAGTCTTGGTGATGTCATTATAGACTTTGGGGCCTCACATCATATGACTTGCGACATACTTCACATGGTCAATGTGAAGGAAACTCTACCTTGTATTATAGGTTTCGCAGATGGTGGTAACTCAACGTCTTGTCAGATGGTAAATATGATACTCACTGATAAGATATCGCTAAATGATGTGTTGTTTGTGCCTAAATTAGACAGCACATTAATTTCAGTGTTAAAACATAGCAACTGCTTTGCATTGTTTACTGATACAATTGTTGTCTTGCAGGACCGTTCTTTGAAGACTCTGATTGGAGCAGGTGAGGAACGTGATGGGGTGTATTTCTATAAGGATGTGAGTGTTGGAAGAGCTAACAGAGCTGATGGAAGCAATGATCAACTCTTGTGGCACAGAAGACTTGGGCATCAAGCTTTTGCGATTTTTTCTTCCTTACCTATGGTTTCTGGTGTTTTAAATAAAGCTTGCTCTAGTCCTTGTGACGTGTGTTTTAGAGCTAAGCAGACAAGAGATGTTTTCAGTGATAGTATCAATAAAACAAACCGGTGTTTTGAACTTATACATATGGATGTTTGGGGTCCATACCGTGTACCTTCATCATGTGGAGCAGTGTATTTTCTTACTGTTGTTGATGATTTCTCTAGAGCAGTGTGGACTTACTTGTTGCTTGCAAAATCTGAGGTCAAGAAAGTAATGCAACGGTTCTGCGCTTATAAAGAAAAACAGTTCAATATGTCAGTTCAAAAGGTCATAAGTGATAATGGTATGGAGTTTATGTGTCTAAGAGAGTTTTTTCAGGACAAATTCATtatacatcaaacaagctgtgtTAATACACCACAGAAAAACGGAAGAGTGGAGAGAAAGCACATGCACATATTGAATGTGGCGAGGGCTTTATTGTTTCAAGCAAACATGCCAGTTAAGTTTTGGGGAGAGGCAATCACTACAACAACTCATGTCATCAACATGACTCCGACCAAGTTGCTCGAGGGTCTCTCACCGTATGAGATGCTGTTTGGAACAAAGCCACCATTTGAAACTCTCTGTGTCTTTGGATCATTGTGTTATGTACACAGGCATAACAGAGACAAAGACAAACTTGGTGAGAGAAGCAGGAGATGTGTCTTTGTTGGTTACCCGTTTGAGAAGAAGGCGTGGAGAGTGTATGATCTGGACAACAATGAGTTTCTAGTGTCAAGAGATGTGAGTTTTTTGGAAGAAATGTTCCCATTTGGACAAGAATCGGTTAGTATAATAGAACATACGAAACCAACAGGAGGGCTAGATGATGATTGGATAATAAATGTTCCAAAGGATTGAAACCAACAGGGGGAGTATTCTCCCGACACTTAGTAAACCGCAAACAAAAAAGTCCTCTGGTGTGACTACAAAAGCTGTTGATACTAGTGTTAATGAGTCAGGCGCTGAGGAAGTTGCTGTTGACACAACTGTGGAAGGAGAAGTTACAGAGCCAGAGATGGGTAGAGTCTgtagagagaaagtaccttcaGTGAAGTTAAGAGATTATGTTAGCTACAATGCTCggtatttaaaagaaaaatcaccCCCTCACGATCTTGATCACACGCTTGCTCCTACTCTTCAGTCAGAGCCTTCGTCGACGGTCTCAGGTAGTACACCTTACCCTCTTGAGAATTATATTTCAGATGAACGTTTTTCACCATCTCATAAGGCGTTCTTAGCAGCTatcacaaaagaaagaaaaccaaGAAGCTATAAAAAGGCGGTTCAACTAAAGATTTGGCGAGACTCTATGCAAAAGGAGATAGTAGCCTTTGAAGAAAATGGAACCTTCAGTGTTGTAGACCTGCCTTCGGGGAAGAAAGCCATCAGAATTATGTGGATATACAAGTTTAAATATAACGCAGACGGTATGATAGAGAGACCAAAGTCGAGGTTGGTGGCGTTGGGAAACAAACAAGTAAAGAACATAGATTTTAAGGAGACGTTTGCTCCAGTGGCAAAGATGACTACAATGCGGAGTGTGTTGAGAGTAGTGGGTGGAAGAGGTTGAATTGTGCATCAAATGGATGTGCACAATGCCTTCCTACATGGGGATCTTAAGGACGAAGTATACATGAAACTTCCGCAAGGTTTTAAGTGTTATGATCCGAGCAAGGTGTGTAGGTTGCATAAGGCGGTGTACGGGTTATGTCAGGCTCCGAGATGCTGGTTCTCCAAGCTTATGGACGCTCTCAAGAAGTACGGCTTTAAGCACTCTATGCTGACTATTCGTTATTTGTCTATTCGAAGAAGGGGATAGAACTCATAGTTTTGATCTACGTTGACGATTTGCTGGTATGTGGCAATGATGAGAAGATTGTGAACAACTTTAAAGAATATTTGAGTGCGTATTTTCACATGAAGGATTTAGGGAAGTTAAAGTATTTTCTTGGTATCAAAGTGGGTCGTGTTGAAGAAGGTTTCATGTTGATTCAGAGAAAGTACGCGCTAGACTTAATTGTAGACGTTGGCTTGCTTGGGTCAATACCGGCTTCAACACCTATGGAACAGCAACACAAGTTGGGGTTGGATACAAGTCCATTTATACGAGACGCTGAGCAGTACAGAAGGTTGGTGGGACGACTGATTTATCTATCGATCACGCGTCCAGACATATCATATTCAGTACATATACTTTCGTAGTTCATGAAGGCACCAAGGGAGAAGCAATGGGAGGTTGCTCTACGGGTGGTTAAGTATCTCAAAGGAACCTCTGGTCAGGGGATCATGTTGAGCTCGAAAACTGATCTGAATCTGTCGGTGTATTGTGATGCAGACTGGTCTGCGTGTCCTATTACGAGAAGATCGTTGAGTGCTTATGTTACACTGGTGGGAGATTCTCCTGTGTCGTGGAATACAAAGAAACAGGGGGTAGTATCACACTCGTCGGCTGAGGCTGAGTATCGGTCTATGGCTCAAGCGACAAGAGAGGTTAAATGGCTACGGAGGTTGTGAATAACTTAGGAGCCAAGCAGTTTAAGCCTTCGAAAATGTTTTGTGATTGCCATAGCTGCCAATCCAGTACTCCATGAAAGGACAAAACATAATGAATTAGACTGTCATCAAGTTCGGGATGCGATACAGGATGGAACGCTGGAAACAGTTCATGTGAGGACTACATAACAGGTTGCAAACGTGCTGACCAAGGCGCTCGGGAGAGCTCAGTTCGAGACGTTGTTGTTCAAGTTAGGAGTACGAAACTTTCATATTcccaacttgagggggagtattggcGGATAATGACATAATATATTTGGATATACTTGAGTTAGTTAGAGATAATGATGTTATATAAGGAAGAAATATCCTAGAGAAGTCGGTTAACAATATGATGTATATATACTCATGTAAATCAATGAAGTAAGCCAAGCTTTTCAGTCATATTTTGTGTCACATTTACAAGGTTGATGTATATGTGTGTGTAAGCTAGAATGTTCATCTTCCCTTCTCTTTTGGTCCCTCTCCTTTTTATACTCCTTTTGGTTGTTTCTTTTCTCCGatatctcctcttcttcttgttcgCTCGATCCCtataattttaaagttattttcACTTTCGAGATTGATTTCGATTGATGTGACCATTGATCTAGAtgtttttgtataatattttgttagacATGGACAAAATCCCAACAATAAgcttagtttttatttaagtatataatatttgatcttagtattattaattatttttggccTGTAACTAAGAGCTAGGACATAAGAGAGTGATGAAAgatggttttaagaaaataaaaataaagatgggatTATGAGTGATGGGACCATGGTCCAATGTTGTGATAAATATATGCATGGACGAAAAAATTGCCAAATGATTGTGTTACTCACTAGACCTAATTTTTTCGAGTTTCTgttctaaattatatttacaagaACATTTCTAATCTATTGGTATTTTAACCTTTATAATAGTATTTATAGTTAGTGTTTTAGGCAGTTATTAAGACGGTTTATGTGAAATTATTGATTATACGAGAGTTAGAACCGATTTTTGaatatctaaatcaagcttttaaAAATTGCTCAAAAATTATTCTGTTTAGATCCAATTTGCCGCTTAGGCTAGACCGGTTCTTAGAACACGgttaaatgtaattttactTTAACCACtgttaataatttttctaaaatacaaattattgtTCTTTTCTTTGTACTTAAGtgagaattaataatttttatctttACTTTAGATTTAGGTAAAtaccattttaaaaaatacatccaaaatatttttatctttgttATAGGAATCCTCTGCTCTAGAAAAAGATATGTCAAAATACATTATTTGAGATGGTCTAAGATaagatttcattatttaaaaataaataatattacaataGAACTTAGGTAGCATGTGTTCATCGTGTAGTGTGAatgtaactaaaatattataaagagtttctttctttcttaaagCATGTGCTAATAATATCGCTGGTCAAGTAAATAattagttttcttttgtttcgtcAACACAGTAATAGGCGAAGGAGACAAGAATCATTTTGGGAGATTGAGATTCTCACTGGCAGTGCACCTTGttgtaattttacatattaaagacaaaaaataactattttctttgtcccaatttcatttattaaatttgcCACTGTCCACGTTATATATAAGATACATGGAAatctcaaaataattaaaatatgacaacaagaatttgaattttatagaaataaattatagatTTGAAACTAATGACCTGGAATATTTTCTTGCAAGAAAATTtcatatatactccctccgttttttatataaatcgttttagagaactttttatgttccaaattatattacGTTTTCggtttctatgtaaaatttattaatactaaatgttatatgaccaatgataatataccttctattttattattggatgatttgtggttagataaataattaatgatgtttatgtttagaaaataaaaaaaattaatgatttcttaattTATGTGCACAATTcaaaaacgacttatattaaaaaaacggaAAGAGAGTAAATAACTGTCTAGTAGTcttaaccaaaaaacaaaagatgtTTTCGTCAGCGAAACAGCTGTTTGTTTAGTtctatatttttacaaaatttaatacAAGATTTTCTTAATACAATTAAGAGTGAAATTCcacatatgataaaaaaaacaaatgttctCAGACCAGACCAGATATTGACTTGGCATTGTAGTTGGATTGAGACCGATCCAACCGGTTCAAACGggttttaaatttatacttAATTTTAGATtaagtaactatatatatatatatatgtataactataaaattatttttataaaagtttatatcattgttagaatctaaaaatgatatgaaaataaaatacaaaactttaaaaatattataaaataaaatgaaaaataatttagataaatatttaaaaaataatatgaatttttaacgaattcttttaaaattttacagttttttaatatatttttatttggctTTGAAAAAACTGGGTTTTAATATCGAACTATGTCACTGATTTTGACGAATTTTACCGATATTTAGTTGGGTTTGCAGGTTTAACTCAATCGGGTTTTTAATACAATCCCGAATAGGTTAGAAGATCGAATCACGGTCCTGACTGGCCGGTCTGGTTTTCGAAACACTGAAAAAAATTAACGCGGTTCCACTGAGCTCGCAACACTGAAAGAAAAAACAGTGGACAGTGAAGAAAGAATCTTGACCAAACAATGAAAGAGAGTGCGACAGACGCGCCAACAGCAACCGTACGATCTCACTTGTTAAGATATTACCGAGTAGGTTCGGTAGTCGAGGGGTGATAGTTAAATCGAAGCTTCTTCGTTAATAGCCCAGCTCTATAATCAAACAAGCCAcgtaatattatcatattgcaaaTGTAATCACTTTCTCACCCTCGATATAATAATAGCAGAGCACTCCAATTTTCTCCACTACGAAgactttcttctttctctctctacaaACTTTTAACTTTAAACGGTTTATTGAATGACGGAGCCGACGATGAATCTCTGGACCACCGACGATAACGCCTCTATGATGGAAGCTTTCATGAGCTCCTCCTCCGACATCTCAGCCTTATGGCCACCGGCAACGACGACGGCAACGGCGTCGACTACAGCTCCGGCACCGGCGGGATTCAACGAGGAGACTCTACAGCAAAGGCTACAAGCACTGATTGAAGGGACAAACGAAGGCTGGACCTACGCTATATTCTGGCAGCCGTCGTACGACTTCTCCGGCGCGTCCGTGCTCGGATGGGGCGATGGGTATtacaaaggagaagaagacaaggCAAAGCCCAGACAGAGAACGTCTCCACCGCCGTTTTCTACTCCGGCGGATCAGGAGTATCGTAAGAAGGTGTTGCGTGAGCTCAACTCGTTGATCTCCGGCGGATGTGGTCCGACGGATGACGCCGTCGACGAAGAGGTGACGGATACGGAGTGGTTTTTCTTGGTTTCGATGACGCAGAGCTTCGCTTGCGGTTCTGGGTTGGCGGGTAAGGCGTTCTCGACGGGTAACGCGGTTTGGGTTTATGGGTCGGATCAGTTAACCGGGTCGGGTTGTGAGCGGGCGAAGCAAGGAGGAGTGTTTGGGATGCAGACCATCGCGTGTATTCCTTCGGCAAACGGGGTTGTTGAACTCGGGTCAACGGAGCAGATCCGACAGAGCTCGGATCTTATGAACAAGGTACGAGTACTTTTCAATTTCAACGGTGGCGCTGGAGATTTATCGGGTCTTAACTGGAATCTTGACCCGGATCAAGGCGAGAACGATCCGACTATGTGGATTAATGACCCGATTGGAGTAGCCGAGCAGGGTAACGGAGCTCCGAGCTCTAGCTCCCAGCTTTTTGCCAAGTCGATCCAGTTTGAGAATGGTGGTAGTTCAAGCACCATCATCGAAAACCCGAACCCGGATCCAGCTCCGAGCCCGGTTCATTCCCAGACCCAGAATCCGAAATTCAGCAACAATTTCTCCCGCGAATTAAATTTCTCCACCTCGAGCACCACCTTGGTGAAACCAAGACCCGGCGAGATACTGAGCTTCGGCGATGAGGGTAAACGGAGCTCCGTGAACCCGGATCCGAGTTCTTATTCGGGTCAGACTCAGTTCGACAATAAGAGAAAGAAGTCCATAGATGACAAGGTTCTAACTTTCGGAACCGGCGGAGGAGAATCCGATCACTCCGATCTAGAAGCCTCCGTCGTGAAAGAGATCCCGGAGAAACGTCCCAAGAAACGTGGAAGAAAAC
It encodes the following:
- the LOC125608637 gene encoding uncharacterized mitochondrial protein AtMg00810-like, whose amino-acid sequence is MDVHNAFLHGDLKDEVYMKLPQGFKCYDPSKGIELIVLIYVDDLLVCGNDEKIVNNFKEYLSAYFHMKDLGKLKYFLGIKVGRVEEGFMLIQRKYALDLIVDVGLLGSIPASTPMEQQHKLGLDTSPFIRDAEQYRRLAPREKQWEVALRVVKYLKGTSGQGIMLSSKTDLNLSVYCDADWSACPITRRSLSAYVTLVGDSPVSWNTKKQGVVSHSSAEAEYRSMAQATREVKWLRRL
- the LOC106428740 gene encoding transcription factor MYC2-like; translation: MTEPTMNLWTTDDNASMMEAFMSSSSDISALWPPATTTATASTTAPAPAGFNEETLQQRLQALIEGTNEGWTYAIFWQPSYDFSGASVLGWGDGYYKGEEDKAKPRQRTSPPPFSTPADQEYRKKVLRELNSLISGGCGPTDDAVDEEVTDTEWFFLVSMTQSFACGSGLAGKAFSTGNAVWVYGSDQLTGSGCERAKQGGVFGMQTIACIPSANGVVELGSTEQIRQSSDLMNKVRVLFNFNGGAGDLSGLNWNLDPDQGENDPTMWINDPIGVAEQGNGAPSSSSQLFAKSIQFENGGSSSTIIENPNPDPAPSPVHSQTQNPKFSNNFSRELNFSTSSTTLVKPRPGEILSFGDEGKRSSVNPDPSSYSGQTQFDNKRKKSIDDKVLTFGTGGGESDHSDLEASVVKEIPEKRPKKRGRKPANGREEPLNHVEAERQRREKLNQRFYALRAVVPNVSKMDKASLLGDAIAYINELKSKVTKTESEKTQIKTQLEEVRMELAGRKASAGGDLSSSCSMTAIKPVGMEIEVKIIGWDAMIRVESSKRNHPAARLMSALMDLELEVNHASMSVVNDLMIQQATVKMGFRIYTQEQLRASLISKIG